The Eubacteriaceae bacterium Marseille-Q4139 genome has a window encoding:
- a CDS encoding DUF4366 domain-containing protein, producing the protein MKKKKLLTLLTTLCMALTLFPVTAFAYAEPEPTPTPEPVIEETTPEGTPFSVPGNGEILDDITDDPTKDFLTVTTANGNTFFLVIDRSQNTENVYMLSMIDELDLQDFIEESEQEEPAQAGVVLEEPAQTPEPTQAVEPETEEEPASNGLPLFLIVIMLTAVAGVGAYFYFKIYKPQHEQDNSESENMEISDGLETINEDEPADTDEDAGSDETQ; encoded by the coding sequence ATGAAAAAGAAGAAACTGCTGACGCTGCTGACCACCCTGTGTATGGCGCTGACGCTTTTCCCGGTGACGGCGTTTGCCTATGCGGAGCCGGAACCGACCCCTACGCCGGAGCCGGTGATCGAGGAAACGACGCCGGAGGGCACCCCGTTTTCGGTTCCCGGCAACGGGGAAATCCTGGACGATATTACCGATGATCCCACCAAGGATTTCCTGACCGTGACAACGGCCAACGGCAATACCTTTTTCCTGGTCATTGACCGCAGCCAGAACACAGAAAACGTGTATATGCTCTCGATGATCGACGAGCTTGACCTTCAGGATTTCATCGAAGAGAGTGAACAGGAAGAACCGGCGCAGGCCGGCGTGGTGTTGGAGGAGCCCGCGCAAACGCCGGAACCCACCCAGGCGGTGGAGCCGGAAACGGAGGAAGAACCCGCGTCCAATGGGTTGCCGCTCTTCCTCATTGTGATCATGCTGACCGCCGTGGCCGGTGTGGGGGCATATTTCTACTTTAAGATTTATAAACCCCAACATGAGCAGGACAATTCCGAGAGCGAGAACATGGAGATCAGCGACGGCCTGGAAACCATCAACGAGGATGAACCGGCAGACACCGATGAGGATGCCGGTTCGGATGAAACCCAGTAA
- a CDS encoding C40 family peptidase produces the protein MPGKRYEAQDKRVQKMTRDGLMEENLHSGEHKRVSKRTQDASLARDGVEQSRPIRENSQPQVAGGQKWQPRPMAKEDAAVPHANHRPQPVQPDTSQPAVSAVQSEEHLSPGYTQERPTLTSGERYAPPTPARFTQDRFPNEGAVNAGAGIANTKQQGLAQTQRAVRQTEYEASQVQPLTGDDATMTFTTGEYSNAQPLAPQQNVMPDTVPLTEPVTAQGQVAASNFACGRQDTDTDQAQPVGGQEEQAPLEDAQMNQTDVPHSSPGRFSEHSAKMTDFRETSASRAAVQTAAEIRHNRQKKQVQSGYHRYHAENHTADQLQESGADADQGRPPEPVADAAAKAQDTAVDINAVVDIEEGRGAGAAVPTQRPEPGPAAEARAGAPTFSASESTTPPRARAKASSYQSAFRQDDSEPDGRSRSTFDDGTHKNNPKSAREGQQQQKRQWQDKQDSQEKAGTSKKKSSRLSFDDEENGMVRGAGMGIGRKAASAVAGAVAGYVHTKVHSVERENSAVEGAHKAEILGESGIHKVVNRVSQHRKDQKSKRHKEINSARKDKRLHFTPTESAAATGEKAAQAATAKNAAKDAQGKTSILNRFWQKKRYKEAYAAARNGKTAAGAAAKATQTAGSKAKATIQTFFRKNKGIFIGAGIIALFVLIFGAILSSCTAMMQGTQNTFISSTYPSQDADIYAAENAYLALEEELNEQINNMESTHPGYDEYNYQIDEISHNPYQLISYLTAKYEEFTYAQVAGEVESLFTQQYELIVDEVIEIRTRTVTDPETGEETEEEYEYRILNITLINHGFDSVARGNMDGDQSGRYTLYNTTYGNRNYLFDTATLPTYTGDEGGFGYEIPAEALTDESFARMIAEAEKYLGFPYVWGGSSPSTSFDCSGFVCWVINNCGNGWNVGRTTANGLRSHCAYVSPEEAKPGDLIFFQGTYNTTGASHVGIYVGNGMMIHCGDPVQYTSVQTSYWQSHFLAYGRIQ, from the coding sequence ATGCCAGGAAAACGCTATGAAGCGCAAGATAAGCGTGTCCAGAAAATGACCCGTGACGGCTTAATGGAAGAAAACCTGCATAGTGGCGAGCATAAACGGGTCAGTAAGCGGACCCAGGATGCCAGCTTGGCGAGGGATGGGGTTGAACAAAGCCGGCCTATTCGAGAAAACAGCCAGCCACAGGTGGCGGGCGGTCAGAAATGGCAGCCCCGTCCAATGGCCAAAGAGGACGCGGCCGTACCCCATGCCAATCACCGCCCACAGCCGGTACAACCCGATACCAGTCAACCGGCGGTGTCCGCTGTTCAGAGCGAGGAACATTTGTCTCCGGGCTATACCCAGGAACGTCCGACACTGACCAGTGGTGAAAGATATGCGCCGCCAACACCTGCAAGATTCACACAGGATCGGTTCCCAAACGAGGGTGCCGTGAACGCCGGCGCAGGAATTGCCAATACAAAACAGCAGGGATTGGCTCAGACACAGAGGGCTGTTAGGCAAACCGAGTATGAGGCAAGCCAGGTGCAGCCCCTGACGGGCGACGATGCGACTATGACCTTTACAACCGGTGAGTACAGCAACGCCCAACCCTTGGCACCGCAGCAAAACGTTATGCCAGACACCGTCCCACTGACAGAGCCGGTAACGGCGCAGGGACAGGTTGCCGCATCCAATTTTGCATGCGGTAGGCAGGATACAGATACGGACCAAGCACAGCCTGTTGGCGGTCAGGAAGAACAAGCGCCGCTTGAAGATGCGCAAATGAACCAAACCGATGTGCCCCATAGCAGCCCGGGCCGGTTTTCTGAACATTCTGCCAAAATGACAGATTTTCGGGAAACATCCGCAAGCCGGGCCGCTGTGCAGACAGCGGCTGAGATACGGCACAACCGTCAGAAAAAACAGGTGCAGTCCGGTTATCACCGGTATCATGCGGAAAATCACACGGCGGATCAGCTCCAGGAATCTGGTGCTGATGCAGATCAAGGCAGGCCGCCGGAGCCGGTTGCGGATGCTGCGGCAAAAGCGCAGGACACAGCGGTTGACATCAACGCTGTTGTTGACATAGAAGAAGGTAGAGGTGCCGGTGCCGCCGTACCGACACAGCGACCAGAGCCTGGCCCGGCTGCGGAGGCAAGGGCCGGTGCGCCTACTTTCTCAGCATCCGAATCCACAACACCCCCAAGGGCCAGAGCAAAAGCAAGCTCGTATCAATCGGCTTTTCGACAGGATGATTCCGAACCGGATGGCAGGTCAAGAAGCACTTTTGACGATGGTACGCATAAGAACAATCCGAAAAGCGCCAGAGAAGGCCAACAGCAGCAAAAAAGGCAGTGGCAGGACAAGCAGGATTCTCAGGAGAAAGCTGGGACATCCAAGAAAAAATCCAGCCGCTTGTCCTTTGACGATGAGGAAAACGGGATGGTTCGCGGTGCCGGCATGGGTATTGGCCGCAAGGCTGCTTCTGCTGTCGCTGGTGCGGTGGCTGGCTACGTCCACACCAAAGTTCACAGTGTTGAGCGGGAAAACAGCGCGGTGGAGGGCGCGCACAAGGCCGAGATTCTAGGCGAGAGCGGCATCCATAAGGTGGTGAACCGGGTCAGTCAACATCGTAAGGATCAAAAGTCAAAACGACACAAAGAAATTAACTCTGCCAGGAAGGATAAACGGCTGCATTTTACCCCTACGGAATCGGCTGCCGCCACCGGCGAAAAAGCGGCGCAGGCAGCCACAGCAAAGAATGCAGCGAAGGATGCACAGGGTAAGACATCCATCCTGAACCGCTTTTGGCAGAAAAAACGGTATAAGGAAGCCTACGCCGCCGCCAGAAATGGAAAAACGGCGGCCGGTGCTGCCGCAAAAGCTACGCAGACAGCGGGAAGTAAGGCCAAGGCGACCATTCAGACCTTCTTCCGCAAAAACAAAGGCATTTTTATTGGGGCCGGCATCATTGCGCTGTTTGTGCTGATTTTCGGTGCCATCCTGTCGAGTTGTACCGCCATGATGCAGGGGACGCAGAACACCTTCATTTCTTCCACCTATCCCAGCCAGGATGCGGACATCTATGCCGCTGAAAATGCGTATTTGGCGCTAGAAGAAGAACTCAACGAGCAGATCAACAACATGGAATCGACCCATCCCGGTTACGATGAGTACAACTATCAGATTGATGAAATCTCGCACAACCCGTATCAACTGATTTCCTATCTGACGGCCAAGTATGAGGAATTTACCTATGCCCAGGTGGCCGGTGAGGTGGAGAGCCTGTTCACCCAGCAATATGAGCTGATTGTCGATGAGGTCATTGAAATCCGCACCCGCACCGTGACTGATCCGGAGACGGGGGAAGAGACAGAGGAGGAGTATGAATACCGCATTTTAAACATTACCCTGATCAACCACGGGTTTGATTCCGTCGCCCGCGGCAATATGGACGGCGACCAGTCCGGCCGCTATACCTTATATAATACGACCTATGGCAACAGAAATTATCTGTTCGATACGGCCACGCTGCCAACCTATACGGGAGACGAAGGCGGGTTCGGTTATGAAATTCCAGCAGAAGCCCTGACGGATGAGAGCTTTGCCCGGATGATTGCCGAAGCGGAAAAGTATCTTGGATTTCCTTATGTCTGGGGCGGCAGTTCGCCCTCCACCAGTTTTGACTGTTCTGGTTTTGTGTGTTGGGTCATCAATAACTGCGGCAACGGATGGAATGTGGGGCGGACAACGGCTAATGGCCTGCGCTCCCATTGCGCGTATGTCTCGCCAGAGGAAGCAAAGCCGGGCGACCTGATCTTTTTCCAGGGTACCTACAACACAACCGGCGCATCCCATGTGGGCATCTATGTGGGCAACGGGATGATGATTCATTGTGGAGATCCGGTGCAGTACACAAGCGTTCAAACTTCCTACTGGCAGAGCCATTTCCTTGCCTACGGCAGAATTCAATGA
- a CDS encoding DNA topoisomerase 3: MILVIAEKPSVSGSLSKVIGAANRKKGYFKGNGYLVSWCLGHLAEYVEPQVYDKKYERWHYEDLPIIPDHWQLAVAEAKKEQFEVLSILMNRPDLEYIVNACDAGREGESIFRRVFALVGSKAPVKRLWISSMEDAAIREGFAHLKDSRAYDNLFQAAECRARADWLVGMNATRAYTTKYFKRLVIGRVQTPTLAMLVERQHKIDGFVRETYYKVSLSGDGLTVVSDAIQEEADAENLVQICHGKPATVSKLEKTKKTAKPPRLYDLTTLQREANRFFGYTAQETLDVLQELYEGKLVTYPRTDSQYITEDMAGTVQGLLAGMPKILPFLSAVPDDSRVSRLVDNAKVTDHHAILPTQEAVRADLSQLAEKQKNIFYLVCQRLAQAVLPDCIYEETDVEVLCAETTFKAKGKIVLEPGYQAIEDAFRIYYNKVGENKENAKIPASLTEGMELASVQAGKSRHFTSPPKAYTEDTLLSAMETAGNKEFDADTEKKGLGTPATRANIIEKLVHSGYAARKGKQIVPTKDGMEMISVIPDYLKSAALTAEWENRLLGVERGKMPADAFLQDICKLVAKVLEGCDAIPEAERQRFDARVSVGNCPLCGKPVYESVKNFYCSDKSCRFALWKENRFLANMKKTIDKKMAADLLKTGKTHVTDLYSAKKNATFAADLVMQMENGRPAFSLSFPKPYSSKKGKAAGQKK, translated from the coding sequence ATGATTTTAGTGATCGCGGAAAAACCCAGTGTATCGGGCAGCCTGTCCAAAGTGATCGGCGCGGCCAACCGTAAAAAGGGCTATTTTAAGGGCAACGGGTATCTGGTCAGTTGGTGTCTGGGCCACCTGGCAGAATATGTGGAGCCACAGGTCTATGACAAAAAGTATGAGCGTTGGCACTATGAGGATTTGCCCATCATCCCGGATCATTGGCAGCTTGCGGTGGCTGAGGCGAAAAAGGAACAGTTTGAGGTGCTTTCCATCCTGATGAATCGGCCTGATCTCGAATACATTGTCAATGCCTGCGATGCCGGGCGCGAGGGTGAATCCATCTTCCGCAGGGTGTTCGCCCTGGTGGGGAGCAAAGCCCCTGTCAAGCGGCTTTGGATTTCCAGCATGGAGGATGCCGCCATCCGGGAAGGGTTTGCACACCTGAAGGACAGTAGGGCTTATGACAATCTCTTCCAGGCGGCGGAGTGCCGCGCCCGCGCCGATTGGCTGGTGGGAATGAACGCCACACGGGCCTATACCACCAAATACTTTAAGCGGCTGGTGATCGGGCGGGTGCAGACTCCGACCCTGGCTATGCTGGTGGAACGCCAGCATAAAATCGACGGTTTTGTACGGGAAACCTATTATAAGGTATCGCTGAGCGGTGACGGGCTGACGGTTGTTTCGGACGCCATCCAGGAGGAGGCCGATGCAGAAAACCTTGTGCAGATCTGCCACGGAAAGCCGGCAACCGTGTCAAAACTGGAAAAGACCAAGAAAACGGCGAAACCGCCCCGGCTCTATGACCTGACCACCCTGCAAAGGGAGGCAAACCGCTTCTTTGGTTATACCGCTCAGGAAACGCTGGATGTCCTTCAGGAACTGTATGAGGGCAAACTCGTGACCTACCCCCGGACAGACAGTCAGTATATCACGGAGGATATGGCCGGAACGGTTCAGGGGCTGCTTGCCGGTATGCCGAAGATTTTGCCCTTTCTTTCCGCTGTGCCGGATGATTCACGGGTCAGCCGCCTGGTGGACAATGCCAAGGTGACGGATCACCACGCGATTCTGCCGACCCAGGAGGCGGTACGGGCTGACCTTTCCCAACTGGCCGAAAAACAGAAAAATATCTTCTATCTGGTGTGCCAGCGGCTCGCCCAGGCAGTTTTACCCGACTGCATCTATGAGGAGACGGATGTCGAAGTGCTGTGTGCGGAAACTACGTTTAAGGCCAAAGGCAAGATTGTGTTGGAGCCTGGGTATCAGGCCATCGAGGATGCGTTCCGTATCTATTATAATAAGGTAGGGGAAAATAAAGAGAACGCGAAAATTCCCGCTTCTCTGACCGAGGGTATGGAACTTGCATCGGTACAGGCCGGTAAGAGCCGGCACTTCACCTCTCCGCCCAAGGCATACACCGAAGATACCCTGCTCTCGGCTATGGAGACAGCCGGCAACAAAGAGTTTGACGCCGACACCGAGAAGAAGGGGCTGGGTACGCCTGCTACGCGGGCCAACATCATCGAAAAGCTGGTACATTCCGGCTACGCAGCCCGGAAAGGCAAACAGATCGTTCCCACTAAAGATGGCATGGAGATGATCTCCGTGATCCCGGACTATCTGAAATCGGCGGCGCTGACCGCTGAATGGGAGAACCGGCTTCTTGGTGTGGAGCGCGGGAAAATGCCGGCGGACGCTTTCCTGCAAGACATCTGCAAACTGGTGGCAAAGGTGCTGGAAGGATGCGACGCCATCCCGGAAGCGGAACGCCAGCGGTTTGATGCGCGGGTCAGTGTTGGCAACTGCCCACTCTGCGGCAAGCCGGTGTATGAGAGCGTGAAAAACTTCTACTGCTCCGACAAATCCTGCCGCTTTGCGCTCTGGAAGGAGAATCGTTTCCTCGCCAACATGAAAAAGACCATCGACAAAAAGATGGCGGCCGATCTGCTGAAAACCGGCAAAACCCATGTCACTGACCTCTATTCGGCCAAGAAAAATGCTACCTTCGCCGCTGATCTGGTCATGCAGATGGAAAACGGCCGGCCCGCATTTTCTCTTTCGTTCCCGAAACCCTACTCCAGCAAGAAAGGAAAAGCGGCGGGCCAAAAGAAGTAA
- a CDS encoding DUF4315 family protein: MSKKLSRYLEDIEKTEKKMAELKAHLEAVRQSQKADEDAEIVRSIRSMNVKGWDLLRLLDSIQNGTVELRPVEPAGPSDAQHEGDTPEILPDFDGEETGLDKQTPDEASESEE; the protein is encoded by the coding sequence ATGAGCAAAAAATTGAGCCGTTATCTCGAGGATATTGAGAAAACGGAAAAGAAAATGGCGGAACTGAAAGCGCATCTGGAGGCGGTGCGGCAGTCCCAGAAGGCAGACGAGGACGCCGAGATTGTCCGCAGCATCCGCAGCATGAACGTGAAAGGCTGGGATTTGCTCCGCTTGCTGGACAGTATTCAGAACGGCACGGTGGAGCTGCGGCCGGTGGAACCTGCCGGCCCTTCCGATGCGCAGCATGAGGGGGATACACCCGAAATCTTGCCGGATTTCGATGGAGAAGAAACCGGCCTTGACAAGCAGACGCCGGACGAGGCGTCGGAAAGTGAGGAATGA